The following nucleotide sequence is from uncultured Draconibacterium sp..
TTTTGAGAATGATCTTGCTGCCGGCAAAAATGCAGAAGCCACAAATGTGCGTGGTAACTCAAAAAAGTATAAAGCTGCCAATGTAACCGATGAAAATCCGGATACCTACTGGGCAAGCGATGATGGAGTTGTACAAGCGTCGGTAACTATTGATTTGGGAGAAGAAACTACTTTTAACCGATTCCTGGTTCAGGAGGATATTCGATTGGGACAGCGTGTTAAGGAATTTTCAGTGGAGGCCTATATTAATAATAAGTGGGAGGAAATCGATTCGCAAACAACAATTGGCCGTAAACGTATTTTGCGATTGCCGGAAACTACCGCTTCGAAAGTGAGATTTACAGTAAAAGATTCAAAAGCATGTCCGGTGATCACCAAAATCGGAATCTATCATGCGCCAAAAGTTATTGTTGAGCCAAGAATATCAAGAACAAAAGATGGTATTATTAATATAGAAGCTTTCGATAGTGGCCTTGATATATATTATACTGTAGACGGAACCGAGCCTGATGAAAATTCAATTAAATATGACAAGCCTTTCGAATTGGCTCAGAAAGCAATTGTAAAAGCCATTGTTGTTGATCCGAATGAAAACAAAACGAGCACAGTTTATGTAGCTGAGTTTGATGTTCCAAAAACAAAATGGAAAGTGGTTGGGAAATATAAAGACGCTGAAAAGGTGAACCTCATTTTCGATGGAAATGAAAATACGGCATTTACGGTTGGAGAATCAGCGCCTGTTGATTTCGTTTTCGACCTGGGAGAAAGTCTGACCATTACCGGGTTTAAATACCTGCCCGATCAACAGCGTTTTGATCCCGGTGTTATATTTAATTACAGGTTGTATTTAAGTGCCGATGGTAAAAACTGGAAACAACCAGTTGTCAAAGGTGAGTTTTCCAATATTCGAAACAGTCCGGTATGGCAAACTGAAAGTTTTGCTCCGGTTCATGCCCGCTACATAAAATTTACTGCTTTATCACCGGCCGAAGAAAATGGCAAAGTGGGAATTGCCGAATTCGATATCATTACTCAATAACAGCTAATAAACTAAACCAAGGAATATGAAAAGAGCATTTTTAGTGGTAATGCTGATTCTGTTTGTAAATCAGTTGGCATTCTCGCAAAAGAAAATTTGGGATGAAACCCCGGAGCAAAAAGTCGAGCGAATGAAGTGGTGGACCGATGCACGTTTCGGAATGTTTATTCATTGGGGATTGTATGCACAGGCAGCGCGACATGAATGGGTGAAGAAAAACGAGCGAATTTCAGATGAAGATTACCAGAAATACTTCGATATTTTTAATCCCGATCTTTTTGATCCGGTAGAATGGGCAAAAAAGGCCAAAGCAGCGGGAATGAAATATGCAGTTATTACTACCAAACATCACGAAGGCTTTAACATGTTCGCATCAGGTTACACCGATTATAATGTAATGAATACACCGTATGGAAAAGACATTATAAAACAGTGGGTGGATGCTTTTCGTGCCGAAGGCCTCGGAGTCGGATTTTATTATTCCTTAATCGACTGGCATCATCCGGAATATACAATCGATCGGGTGCATCCGCAAAGCGTATCTTCACAAGAAGAATACGATGACCTGAATAAAAATCGTGATATGAGTATTTATCGTGAATATCTGAAAAATCAGGTTCGCGAAATACTAACCAATTATGGCAAGATCGATATTCTTTGGTTGGATTATTCTTTTCCGGGAGAGTTTGGAAAAGGACGAGACGATTGGGGATCAGTAGATCTGATGAAAATGGTTCGTGAGTTGCAGCCCGGTATTATTGTAAACGATCGTGCCGACCTGAAAGATTACTGGGGCGGTTGGGATTTTACAACACCCGAACAGTTTAAAGTACATAAATGGCCCGAAGAGAATGGTGTACGCATTCCGTGGGAAACCTGCCAGACTTTTTCCGGCTCGTGGGGCTATTATCGCGACGAGCATACATGGAAAGACAATAAACAGTTGCTGGTATTATTAATAGAGTCGGTAAGTAAGGGAGGTAACCTATTATTAAATGTTGGGCCAACGGCAAGGGGTACTTTTGATGAGCGTGCGGATAAAGCGCTGGCCGAAATGGGAGAGTGGATGAAGTATAACAGCAGATCGATATATAATTGCACCCAGGCACCCGACGAATTTGAAGCGCCGGATAACACATTGTTAACATACAATCCGGAAACAAACCGATTGTACGTACACCTGTTGGATTACCCGTTGCAGAATTTTCTGATGCGCGGATATGGAGACAAAGTCAAATATGCCCAGTTTTTGCACGATGCATCCGAGATTAAAATTGGAAAACCATATGGTCATTGGATAGAGCAAAAACATGCGGATAATGATATTAATTTGTTGCTACCCGTGAATAAACCAAATATTGAAATCCCCGTAATTGAACTTTTCTTGAAATAGTAGTGGTACTATTAAAGAATATGCAAGCCCTGAAAGTTATTTTTCAGGGCTTTTGTTTTGTTTAAAACGAGAATTTCATCTCAATTATTTAATGCAAGAAGTGTAACCATGTTTGGCTCTTCTCGTATCAATCAATCCGTCTGCTTTTTTTTTGAAAATAGATGGCATCTGAAATTCAAGTGCTTAGGAAAAACAACGAAAAAAAGATGTCTAAAAAAGGCGTAAAAGTTTGGAAGAATAAAAACCTTGATTACTTTTGCAGCCGCTTTGAGAGAAAAAGTAATTACCTTTGTCGCCCCGTTAAAAGGGAAACGAGTTCTGGCAATTGAGAGGAGATTTAAGGAGAAGAGATTGTCAGAGAAAAA
It contains:
- a CDS encoding alpha-L-fucosidase codes for the protein MKRAFLVVMLILFVNQLAFSQKKIWDETPEQKVERMKWWTDARFGMFIHWGLYAQAARHEWVKKNERISDEDYQKYFDIFNPDLFDPVEWAKKAKAAGMKYAVITTKHHEGFNMFASGYTDYNVMNTPYGKDIIKQWVDAFRAEGLGVGFYYSLIDWHHPEYTIDRVHPQSVSSQEEYDDLNKNRDMSIYREYLKNQVREILTNYGKIDILWLDYSFPGEFGKGRDDWGSVDLMKMVRELQPGIIVNDRADLKDYWGGWDFTTPEQFKVHKWPEENGVRIPWETCQTFSGSWGYYRDEHTWKDNKQLLVLLIESVSKGGNLLLNVGPTARGTFDERADKALAEMGEWMKYNSRSIYNCTQAPDEFEAPDNTLLTYNPETNRLYVHLLDYPLQNFLMRGYGDKVKYAQFLHDASEIKIGKPYGHWIEQKHADNDINLLLPVNKPNIEIPVIELFLK